The Snodgrassella alvi wkB2 genome window below encodes:
- the pmbA gene encoding metalloprotease PmbA, which produces MQASSHESRLMFHHSADQLQELCQQAINKARKQGASSVEIDISESAGQNVQVRQQNVEHIEYQQDKSLDVTVYVGQAKGRASTADFNNKAIDEVIRAALNIARFTAQDDCAGLADAALLATEFGDTESFFPWRLSADEAIEIGKKTEQAALDTDERIKNSEGAEVQTDHYQFVYANSYDFCAYQRGSRHSISCSVVAADASGMQRDYWYDLARDARDLADAEIIGQTAATRTVRRLDGRSVATGKYPVIFDTTIAGSLIGHLVGALSGSALYRQTSFLVDSLGKQVMAPWVCLTEKPHVKKALASTYFDAEGVATHERTVINEGSVAGYFLGSYSARKLGMRTTGNAGGVHNLYLNHTHASQDDLLKTMGTGLLVTELMGQGVNAITGDYSRGAAGFWVENGVIAYPVEGITIASRLQEMFMAMVGVADDALKRSTHKVGSILIDNMTIAGA; this is translated from the coding sequence ATGCAGGCTTCTTCGCATGAGAGTAGATTAATGTTTCATCATAGTGCCGATCAGTTACAGGAGCTGTGCCAGCAGGCAATAAATAAAGCCAGAAAGCAGGGAGCCAGTTCTGTTGAAATTGATATCAGTGAATCTGCGGGTCAGAATGTACAGGTACGCCAGCAGAATGTCGAACATATTGAGTATCAGCAGGATAAATCTCTGGATGTAACTGTTTATGTGGGACAGGCTAAAGGGCGTGCAAGTACTGCTGATTTTAATAATAAGGCAATTGACGAAGTCATCAGAGCAGCTTTGAATATTGCCCGTTTTACTGCTCAGGATGATTGCGCCGGTTTGGCAGATGCGGCATTACTGGCAACGGAATTCGGTGATACAGAATCTTTTTTCCCCTGGCGGCTGTCTGCTGATGAAGCAATTGAGATTGGTAAAAAAACCGAACAGGCAGCACTTGATACGGATGAGCGTATCAAAAACTCTGAAGGAGCAGAAGTACAGACTGATCATTATCAGTTTGTATATGCCAACAGTTATGATTTTTGTGCTTATCAGCGCGGCAGCAGGCACAGTATTTCCTGTAGTGTGGTGGCTGCGGACGCTTCCGGAATGCAGCGTGATTATTGGTACGATTTAGCGCGTGATGCACGAGATCTTGCTGATGCTGAAATTATCGGACAGACAGCGGCAACACGTACAGTACGGCGTTTGGATGGCCGGTCTGTGGCTACAGGAAAATATCCGGTAATTTTTGATACTACTATAGCCGGTAGTCTAATTGGTCATCTGGTAGGTGCACTGAGTGGTAGTGCGTTATACCGGCAAACCAGTTTTCTGGTAGATAGCCTTGGCAAACAGGTTATGGCGCCCTGGGTATGTCTTACAGAGAAACCTCATGTAAAAAAAGCACTGGCCAGTACATATTTTGATGCTGAGGGTGTAGCCACACATGAACGTACTGTTATCAATGAAGGCTCTGTTGCGGGTTATTTTCTTGGTAGCTACAGTGCGCGTAAGTTAGGTATGCGTACTACTGGAAATGCAGGTGGTGTTCATAATTTATATCTTAATCATACCCATGCCAGTCAGGACGATTTATTGAAAACAATGGGAACCGGTTTATTGGTTACTGAGTTGATGGGGCAGGGTGTAAATGCTATTACTGGTGACTATTCGCGAGGTGCGGCAGGTTTCTGGGTAGAAAACGGAGTGATTGCCTATCCGGTAGAGGGTATTACAATCGCTTCACGTTTACAGGAAATGTTTATGGCAATGGTTGGTGTAGCAGATGATGCGTTAAAGCGCAGTACGCATAAAGTTGGATCTATTCTGATAGATAATATGACTATTGCTGGTGCCTGA
- a CDS encoding disulfide bond formation protein B, whose translation MSFRKALWCVFFLAVLCAAGSFVGQYVLGMNPCVLCIVQRVAVIATALLAFLCACCPNRNCIERVINAIVVSLAPIGGLGVAVYQIYIQHLPLMDQPSCGAPWTFRLRDAPLFHWYEPIIRGTGNCGEVQKILLIPLPIWSALFFTAVLIWVWVWFWRSRKG comes from the coding sequence ATGAGCTTCCGTAAAGCATTGTGGTGTGTATTTTTTCTGGCTGTACTTTGTGCAGCTGGTTCTTTTGTAGGTCAGTATGTTCTGGGTATGAACCCGTGTGTGCTGTGTATTGTTCAGCGTGTTGCGGTTATTGCCACTGCGCTTCTGGCATTTTTGTGTGCCTGCTGTCCTAATCGCAACTGTATTGAGCGGGTGATAAATGCTATTGTGGTCAGTCTGGCACCCATAGGCGGACTGGGTGTAGCTGTATATCAGATATATATTCAGCATCTGCCATTGATGGATCAGCCATCTTGCGGTGCACCGTGGACTTTCCGTCTGCGTGATGCGCCATTGTTTCATTGGTATGAACCGATTATACGCGGTACAGGTAATTGTGGTGAGGTTCAGAAAATTTTACTGATACCTTTACCAATATGGAGTGCTTTATTTTTTACAGCTGTATTGATTTGGGTCTGGGTATGGTTTTGGCGTAGCCGTAAGGGCTAA
- a CDS encoding DUF1615 domain-containing protein, which produces MNARFLLKTISHITLAGFLLYTLSACKDSGGWYGGNDDSPDDSSRILNQPSQISRLIPARVKERDAWAVDISRIMDELKINKTQENVCSVIAVVDQESNFVANPTVPDLGNKAIKAFQTEVPQKFVRQFGPALGPAVSRYFTSVLVNEPSKENSFLIQMRTVKTEQQLDLIYRQIFAYVSKQFYADSITNAAAKFMGKDIGEDNNPITTIGSMQVSVKYAREHQRDNAPVNELRDYMYTREGGLYYGIHRLMKYPAAYDNAQYRFADYNSGMYSSRNAAFQQDINKLLNTDMALDGDLLLYDKDDKAQSMPSQTETALNQLFADHGMPMKPEQIRADLLQEKQAEFENTSTYQNVITLYKQQFGKNPPYAIMPQVVISGPKLSKDYNTNWYATNVTRRYETCMRHGGGTGRHRKR; this is translated from the coding sequence ATGAATGCTAGATTTTTACTGAAGACTATTAGTCATATAACACTGGCCGGGTTTCTGCTATACACCTTGTCTGCATGTAAGGACAGTGGCGGATGGTATGGTGGTAATGATGATTCACCGGATGACAGCAGCAGAATTTTAAATCAGCCTTCTCAGATAAGCAGACTAATACCTGCTCGTGTAAAAGAACGAGATGCGTGGGCTGTGGATATTAGCCGGATAATGGATGAGCTGAAAATCAATAAAACACAGGAAAATGTATGTAGTGTAATTGCCGTTGTAGATCAGGAGTCTAATTTTGTTGCTAATCCAACTGTTCCGGATCTTGGTAATAAAGCAATTAAAGCTTTTCAGACAGAAGTGCCGCAAAAATTTGTCAGACAGTTCGGACCTGCTCTGGGACCGGCAGTTTCACGCTATTTTACTTCAGTACTGGTTAATGAACCCAGCAAAGAAAACAGTTTCCTGATACAGATGCGGACGGTTAAAACCGAACAGCAGCTGGATTTAATTTACCGGCAGATCTTTGCTTATGTTTCAAAGCAATTTTATGCAGATTCAATTACCAATGCCGCAGCTAAATTTATGGGAAAAGATATCGGAGAAGATAATAATCCGATTACAACAATTGGTTCAATGCAGGTATCAGTAAAATACGCACGTGAACATCAGCGTGATAATGCTCCGGTAAATGAATTACGTGATTATATGTATACACGTGAAGGTGGTTTATATTATGGTATTCACCGGCTAATGAAGTATCCAGCAGCTTATGATAATGCTCAATATCGTTTTGCTGATTATAATTCCGGCATGTATTCCAGCCGTAATGCGGCTTTTCAGCAAGATATAAATAAACTGCTTAATACGGATATGGCTCTGGATGGAGATTTATTGCTGTATGATAAAGATGATAAGGCGCAATCAATGCCAAGTCAGACTGAAACTGCACTGAATCAGTTATTTGCCGATCATGGTATGCCAATGAAACCGGAGCAGATACGTGCAGATTTATTACAGGAAAAACAGGCAGAATTTGAAAATACATCCACCTATCAGAATGTAATTACTTTATATAAGCAACAGTTCGGTAAGAATCCGCCATATGCCATTATGCCGCAGGTTGTAATTAGCGGACCAAAGTTAAGCAAAGATTATAATACCAACTGGTATGCTACTAATGTCACACGTCGTTATGAAACTTGTATGCGACATGGTGGCGGGACCGGACGCCATCGTAAAAGATAA
- a CDS encoding ATP-binding cassette domain-containing protein has product MSILSLDNACFAVGHHPLLDHASLQMDAGEKIGFIGRNGAGKSTLLKILARVQKLDDGLLTIQNNQKVVYVPQESFFDPQTTVFDTIAQGLGELQNLLREYHELSQNIGDEASLNWLTELQNELENRNGWQFDALIAQTLSELQLPENELIGNLSGGQKKRVALAQAWVQKPDILLLDEPTNHLDIEAIEWMENLLGNFAGSLIVVTHDRRFLDRVATRIIELDRGHLRSYPGSFSAYSEKKAQELAVEAEHNRLFDKFHAQEEAWIRKGIEARRTRNQGRVKRLEQLRRERAARREVQGQVSFNLNRGEASGKIIAELEHAGFAYGEHLIMRDFSCVIQRGDKIGLIGSNGVGKTTFLKLILGELQPTSGKIRLGSRQEVAYFDQFRSALNENDTVFDTIGQGNDYIDIGGQRKHVIGYLEEFLFSPARVRSEVKSLSGGERNRLLLAKLFTRPANILVLDEPTNDLDIDTQELLEELLRDYNGTVFLVSHDRTFLDNVVTQSIVFKGNGQLKEYIGGYQDYIDAQKREQSLLTPAPTTSKNTINPDKNRQKSRRNDKLSYNEQRELASLPDELAALEAEQQELNNKLSDPEIFKNDYKLATEWQTRIAEIEELLLEKLERWEILEAKQKNQG; this is encoded by the coding sequence ATGAGTATTCTGTCACTCGATAATGCCTGCTTTGCTGTAGGTCACCACCCCTTACTGGATCATGCATCTCTGCAAATGGATGCAGGTGAAAAAATAGGCTTTATTGGTCGCAATGGTGCCGGGAAATCCACATTACTGAAAATTCTGGCCCGGGTACAGAAGCTGGATGACGGATTGTTGACCATCCAAAACAACCAAAAAGTTGTGTATGTTCCGCAGGAGTCTTTTTTTGACCCGCAGACCACTGTATTTGACACCATAGCCCAAGGATTGGGCGAACTGCAAAATCTGTTACGTGAGTATCATGAGCTCAGCCAGAATATAGGTGATGAAGCCAGTCTGAATTGGTTAACTGAATTACAAAATGAGCTGGAAAACCGTAACGGCTGGCAATTTGATGCCTTAATTGCGCAAACCTTAAGTGAATTACAACTGCCGGAAAACGAATTGATTGGCAATTTAAGCGGTGGTCAGAAAAAGCGCGTTGCTCTGGCTCAGGCATGGGTACAAAAACCTGATATCCTGTTATTGGATGAACCAACCAACCATCTGGATATTGAAGCGATAGAATGGATGGAAAATCTGCTAGGCAATTTTGCCGGCAGCCTGATTGTCGTAACACATGACCGACGCTTTCTGGATCGTGTAGCTACACGTATCATCGAATTAGACCGCGGACATTTACGTAGTTACCCGGGAAGTTTTAGTGCTTATAGTGAAAAAAAAGCACAGGAACTGGCAGTTGAAGCTGAACATAACCGGCTTTTTGATAAATTTCATGCTCAGGAAGAAGCATGGATTCGCAAAGGAATTGAAGCACGCCGCACACGTAACCAGGGGCGGGTTAAACGACTGGAACAACTACGCCGCGAACGCGCTGCACGTCGTGAGGTACAGGGTCAGGTCAGCTTTAATTTAAATCGTGGTGAAGCCAGCGGGAAAATTATAGCAGAGCTTGAACACGCCGGATTTGCTTATGGTGAACACCTTATTATGCGTGATTTCTCTTGTGTTATTCAGCGCGGTGACAAAATCGGTCTGATAGGATCAAATGGTGTTGGCAAAACCACCTTTTTAAAATTGATTTTAGGTGAATTACAGCCAACCTCAGGCAAAATTCGGCTGGGTTCACGTCAGGAAGTTGCCTATTTCGATCAGTTTCGTAGTGCATTAAATGAAAACGATACTGTTTTTGATACTATAGGTCAGGGTAATGATTACATTGATATTGGCGGCCAGCGTAAACACGTAATTGGTTATCTTGAAGAATTTCTGTTTTCTCCGGCTAGAGTTCGTAGTGAAGTCAAATCACTTTCTGGTGGCGAGCGCAACCGGTTATTACTGGCCAAACTATTTACTCGTCCGGCGAATATTCTGGTACTTGATGAACCAACAAATGATTTGGATATCGATACGCAGGAATTACTGGAAGAGTTATTGCGGGATTATAACGGCACCGTATTTCTTGTCAGCCACGATCGTACTTTTCTGGATAATGTAGTTACTCAATCCATAGTTTTCAAAGGTAATGGTCAGTTAAAAGAATACATAGGCGGTTATCAGGATTATATTGACGCCCAAAAACGTGAACAAAGCTTACTAACACCAGCGCCCACAACAAGCAAAAATACCATTAATCCTGATAAAAACCGGCAAAAAAGCCGACGCAACGATAAACTTTCCTACAACGAACAACGTGAACTCGCCAGCTTACCCGACGAGCTTGCTGCTCTCGAAGCAGAACAACAAGAGCTGAATAATAAACTTTCCGATCCGGAAATATTCAAAAATGACTATAAACTGGCAACTGAATGGCAAACACGTATTGCTGAAATTGAAGAGCTGCTGCTGGAAAAACTTGAACGTTGGGAAATCCTTGAAGCAAAACAAAAAAATCAGGGCTAA
- a CDS encoding type IV pilin protein, which yields MVRIFHQLPIRYHPQSTRKNIQGYSMLQLLVTLAVIIILTVIAYPYYRQHQLQARLNQAKAALLINGQFLAVHYQKHLSYKQNKHNWPELPISKNQHFCFRIQGNPSFAREEHFTLKAVAIDTEAEPRIIKLNQDGRIFICQSSTSRCDEENHFFDGKGQPDKKCRIF from the coding sequence ATGGTTCGTATATTCCATCAGTTACCAATCAGATATCATCCGCAGTCTACCCGCAAAAATATACAGGGCTACAGCATGCTTCAGCTTCTGGTTACTCTGGCTGTTATCATTATATTAACTGTTATAGCTTATCCATATTATCGTCAGCATCAGTTACAGGCACGATTAAATCAGGCGAAGGCGGCACTGCTGATTAATGGTCAATTTCTTGCTGTACATTATCAGAAACATCTTAGTTATAAACAAAACAAGCACAACTGGCCTGAATTACCTATCAGTAAAAATCAGCATTTTTGTTTTCGTATACAAGGGAACCCGAGTTTTGCTCGTGAAGAGCATTTCACACTTAAAGCTGTAGCCATTGATACTGAAGCTGAACCCCGAATTATCAAGCTAAATCAGGATGGCAGAATATTTATCTGTCAAAGCAGTACCAGCCGCTGCGATGAAGAAAATCATTTTTTTGATGGTAAAGGTCAGCCAGACAAAAAATGCCGGATTTTTTAA
- a CDS encoding homoserine dehydrogenase, with protein sequence MQPLRIGLLGVGTVGGGTVKLLQNNADEITRRLGRELIITRAASRNIERTREICGNSTFVSDDVFEVVNATDVDVVVELIGGTTIAKDAVIQAIKNGKHIVTANKKLLAEYGNEIFRLASEHNVMVMYEAAVAGGIPIIKALREGLAANHIESIAGIINGTSNFILSEMRTRGSTFPEALKQAQELGYAEADPTFDIEGHDAGHKLSIISALAFGTPINFSQCYLEGISHLESLDICYAEELGYRIKLLGITRKTPQGIELRVHPTLIPESRLLAKVEGVMNAVSVQADMIGQTLYYGAGAGAGPTASAVMADIIDVTRLQNAEASYRVPYLAFQSNSLQNISILPMDEITSSYYLRVSACDEPGVLGEIANILAAENISIEALIQKGMINKESAEIVILTHSTKERFIKQSMARIQALPRVLSPVTMIRMESLHPR encoded by the coding sequence ATGCAGCCTCTGCGTATAGGCTTGCTGGGCGTCGGCACAGTAGGTGGTGGTACCGTCAAGTTATTACAGAATAATGCGGATGAAATTACCCGCCGGCTCGGTCGCGAATTAATTATTACCCGTGCAGCAAGTCGTAATATTGAACGTACCCGGGAAATATGCGGTAACAGCACTTTTGTTAGTGATGATGTATTTGAAGTAGTAAATGCAACTGATGTTGATGTTGTGGTAGAACTGATTGGCGGTACAACAATAGCTAAAGACGCTGTGATTCAGGCAATCAAAAACGGAAAACACATCGTTACAGCCAATAAAAAACTACTGGCAGAGTACGGTAACGAAATTTTCCGACTGGCTTCTGAACACAATGTAATGGTGATGTATGAAGCTGCAGTTGCCGGCGGTATTCCCATTATTAAAGCTTTACGTGAGGGGCTGGCTGCCAACCATATCGAATCTATTGCCGGCATTATCAATGGCACCAGTAATTTCATTCTGAGTGAAATGCGTACCCGAGGCAGCACCTTTCCGGAAGCATTAAAACAAGCACAAGAACTAGGTTATGCAGAAGCCGATCCTACATTCGATATTGAAGGTCATGATGCCGGTCATAAATTAAGTATTATTTCCGCACTGGCATTCGGAACCCCGATTAATTTTAGCCAGTGTTATCTGGAAGGCATCAGTCATCTGGAAAGTCTGGACATCTGTTATGCTGAGGAACTAGGCTATCGCATTAAATTACTTGGTATTACCCGCAAAACTCCGCAAGGTATTGAGCTGCGTGTACACCCTACTTTAATCCCTGAAAGCCGATTACTGGCAAAAGTAGAAGGAGTTATGAATGCTGTATCTGTTCAGGCAGATATGATTGGGCAGACACTCTATTATGGTGCTGGTGCTGGTGCCGGCCCAACTGCCAGTGCGGTAATGGCTGATATTATTGATGTAACCCGATTACAGAATGCTGAAGCCAGCTACCGGGTTCCCTATCTGGCTTTTCAGTCTAATTCATTACAAAATATCTCCATTCTGCCAATGGATGAAATCACCAGCAGTTATTATCTGCGTGTATCTGCCTGCGATGAACCGGGGGTGCTGGGAGAAATTGCGAATATTCTTGCTGCAGAAAATATTTCTATTGAGGCTCTCATCCAAAAAGGTATGATTAATAAGGAATCTGCCGAAATTGTTATCCTGACACATTCAACCAAAGAACGTTTTATCAAACAGTCAATGGCCAGAATTCAGGCATTACCACGGGTGTTATCCCCAGTTACCATGATTCGGATGGAAAGCTTACATCCTAGATAA
- a CDS encoding Mth938-like domain-containing protein, with protein sequence MQIEEIRDKQGLWIEEVDTGKITVNGRQYTQPVCITADKVLTLDKQAASELTIDDFTQALQFKPEVILIGTGNHHVFIHPRLTSQLVAKGIGVESMSTAAACRTFMVLRSEGRSVWAWLWPFIEE encoded by the coding sequence ATGCAAATTGAAGAAATCCGGGATAAACAAGGATTATGGATTGAGGAAGTTGATACCGGAAAAATTACTGTAAACGGCCGGCAATATACTCAACCTGTATGTATTACTGCTGATAAGGTGCTCACACTGGATAAGCAAGCAGCCAGTGAGTTAACCATTGATGATTTTACTCAGGCTTTACAGTTTAAGCCTGAAGTGATTTTAATCGGTACCGGAAATCATCATGTGTTTATTCATCCGCGTCTGACTTCACAATTAGTCGCAAAAGGAATCGGTGTAGAAAGTATGTCTACAGCTGCTGCTTGCCGTACTTTTATGGTATTGCGCAGTGAAGGCCGCAGTGTCTGGGCATGGTTGTGGCCATTTATAGAAGAGTAG
- a CDS encoding SPFH domain-containing protein, with the protein MILTFIFLAAIVAFICMAFKVVPQQEVYIVERLGRYHATLVAGLNFIIPIIDRVAYKHTLKEIPLDVPSQVCITRDNTQLTVDGIIYFQVTDPKLASYGSSNFVVAITQLAQTTLRSVIGRMELDKTFEERDDINHTVVASLDEAAVSWGVKVLRYEIKDLVPPQEILRSMQAQITAEREKRARIAQSEGIKQEQINLAAGQREAEIQKSQGEAQASINESQGAKVAQINRAEGEAEALRLVAQATAEAIRQVAAAVKEPGGTEAVNLKVAEQYVDAFAKLAKTNNTLIMPANVADIGSLVSAGMSIIKGQNSTAVK; encoded by the coding sequence ATGATTCTGACTTTTATTTTTCTCGCCGCCATTGTTGCATTTATCTGCATGGCATTTAAAGTTGTACCTCAGCAGGAAGTCTATATTGTTGAACGTTTAGGCCGCTATCACGCTACTCTGGTAGCCGGTCTTAATTTTATTATTCCGATTATCGATCGTGTCGCTTATAAACATACTTTAAAGGAAATACCACTGGATGTACCCAGTCAGGTTTGTATTACCCGCGATAATACACAGCTTACAGTGGATGGTATTATCTATTTTCAGGTAACTGATCCTAAACTTGCATCCTATGGCTCCAGTAACTTTGTAGTTGCCATTACCCAACTGGCTCAAACAACATTACGTTCAGTTATTGGTCGTATGGAACTGGATAAAACTTTTGAAGAACGTGATGATATTAACCATACCGTGGTTGCCTCATTGGATGAAGCAGCGGTTTCATGGGGCGTTAAAGTATTGCGCTATGAAATCAAAGATTTGGTTCCACCTCAGGAAATTCTGCGCTCAATGCAAGCTCAGATTACAGCCGAACGGGAAAAACGCGCACGTATTGCTCAGTCTGAAGGGATCAAGCAGGAACAGATTAATCTGGCGGCCGGTCAGCGTGAAGCTGAAATTCAGAAGTCACAGGGTGAAGCTCAAGCTTCTATCAATGAATCTCAGGGTGCCAAAGTAGCACAGATTAATCGCGCCGAAGGTGAAGCTGAAGCTTTGCGTCTGGTTGCACAGGCGACCGCGGAAGCAATTCGTCAGGTAGCTGCCGCAGTAAAAGAACCGGGCGGTACAGAAGCTGTGAATCTGAAAGTGGCTGAACAGTACGTAGATGCTTTTGCTAAACTGGCAAAAACCAATAATACTCTGATTATGCCTGCTAATGTTGCAGATATTGGTAGTCTGGTAAGTGCTGGCATGAGCATTATCAAAGGTCAGAACAGCACAGCAGTTAAATAA
- a CDS encoding NfeD family protein — translation MIWCIAALVLFVLEMFSGTFYMLVISASLLSAGLAEWLLKTSESVNAVIAIVFSILGITIVRAWQNKHPRENMAKPTDDPDYGQTVILTQLLPDGLWQVHYRGTIWQARFNHPTDAKSGDSAQIISHQGNILNITSQAPSTQQE, via the coding sequence ATGATTTGGTGTATTGCAGCTTTGGTTCTGTTTGTATTGGAAATGTTTAGCGGCACTTTTTATATGCTGGTAATCAGTGCCTCATTACTCAGTGCCGGTCTGGCTGAATGGCTGCTGAAAACCAGTGAGAGCGTCAATGCTGTTATTGCAATAGTTTTTTCTATTCTGGGTATTACCATCGTACGTGCCTGGCAAAATAAACATCCGCGTGAAAACATGGCAAAACCAACTGATGATCCGGACTACGGTCAGACAGTGATACTTACTCAGCTCCTACCCGACGGATTATGGCAGGTACATTATCGGGGCACTATCTGGCAGGCTCGTTTTAATCATCCAACTGACGCAAAATCCGGTGACAGTGCTCAAATCATCAGCCATCAAGGCAATATTTTAAATATTACTTCTCAAGCCCCTTCTACTCAGCAGGAATAA
- the rlmB gene encoding 23S rRNA (guanosine(2251)-2'-O)-methyltransferase RlmB encodes MSNQRLIIGFHAVNARLWQNPDSIIELYVLEGKHDARMRDVLNKAEAENVRIISADQARLDTLSKHARHQGVVGFIDASRQHVDIEDVLENLNEPPLLLILDGITDPHNLGACLRVADVMGVHAVIAPKDKSVGLNATVSKVACGAAETVPYITVTNLARTIRELKQRGIWVIGTDMNGSDDLYHFTAPEAVAWVMGAEGNGMRRLTRDLCDTLVSIPMFGTVESLNVSVSTGIVLSETRRQRILSA; translated from the coding sequence ATGTCAAATCAGCGCCTCATCATTGGCTTTCACGCAGTTAATGCCCGTTTATGGCAAAACCCGGACAGCATAATTGAACTTTATGTACTGGAGGGTAAACATGATGCCCGTATGCGCGATGTATTAAATAAAGCTGAAGCAGAAAATGTGCGCATTATCAGCGCAGATCAGGCACGGCTCGATACTTTGAGTAAACATGCCCGCCATCAGGGTGTAGTGGGCTTTATCGATGCTTCCAGACAACATGTAGACATAGAAGATGTACTTGAAAATCTGAATGAACCACCGTTATTGCTGATTCTTGACGGCATTACAGATCCGCATAATCTGGGAGCCTGTTTGCGTGTTGCGGATGTTATGGGAGTTCACGCGGTAATTGCACCCAAAGATAAAAGTGTCGGATTAAATGCCACCGTAAGTAAAGTAGCCTGTGGTGCTGCTGAAACAGTACCTTATATTACAGTGACGAATCTGGCACGCACCATCCGTGAATTGAAACAGCGCGGTATCTGGGTTATCGGTACTGATATGAACGGTAGTGATGACTTATATCACTTTACGGCCCCGGAAGCAGTAGCATGGGTAATGGGTGCAGAAGGTAATGGCATGCGCCGTTTAACACGAGATCTGTGTGATACACTGGTATCCATTCCTATGTTCGGAACCGTTGAAAGCCTGAATGTTTCTGTCAGCACCGGTATCGTTCTGAGCGAAACCCGTAGGCAACGGATACTATCTGCCTGA
- a CDS encoding DUF421 domain-containing protein, with protein sequence MEYYLWVLAKFLVGFIIVILHLNVTGKTQLNQMTPVDFIGNFVLGGIIGGVIYNQDIPIYQYIIVLLIGVCLISLLNWVCKHVSFIRMFAIGEPIPIMKDGHFLMDNILRKKNKIDILNVASLLHAQGITSFQEVSYAQIEPSGSLTVLTDKGKYPSLILFKEGEVRTTELHRINKDEKWLEQKIQQQHLTEDDLFLVEFWNNSLNFVLRNGEVKKDTLKS encoded by the coding sequence ATGGAATATTATTTATGGGTGCTGGCTAAGTTTCTTGTTGGTTTTATTATTGTCATTCTGCATTTAAATGTAACAGGTAAAACGCAGTTGAATCAGATGACCCCGGTAGATTTTATTGGTAACTTTGTACTTGGCGGTATTATCGGTGGTGTAATTTATAATCAGGATATTCCGATTTATCAGTATATTATTGTGTTATTAATCGGTGTTTGCCTTATTTCATTATTAAACTGGGTATGCAAGCATGTCAGCTTTATCCGAATGTTTGCTATTGGTGAACCGATTCCGATTATGAAAGATGGACACTTTTTGATGGATAATATTCTGCGTAAAAAAAATAAGATTGATATTCTTAATGTGGCTTCACTTTTGCATGCTCAGGGTATTACTTCCTTTCAGGAAGTCAGTTATGCACAGATTGAGCCTAGTGGTTCGCTGACGGTGTTAACAGATAAAGGCAAATATCCTTCATTAATTTTATTTAAGGAAGGAGAGGTGCGTACAACGGAATTGCATCGGATAAATAAGGATGAGAAGTGGCTGGAGCAAAAAATTCAGCAGCAGCACCTGACAGAAGATGATTTATTTCTGGTTGAATTCTGGAATAATAGTTTAAATTTTGTACTGCGTAACGGCGAAGTAAAAAAAGATACGCTAAAAAGTTAA